The region TGCTGATGATTCTGGCTTATCGATGTTTGAGGATCTTCGAGGAAGTCATAACACCAGCGATCGCCTTGAGATTCTGCCCCTAGATAGGGCTGACTTGCCACTAATTTGCTATATCGTCGTTGATCGCATTGCTGAGATTATTACTCGACCCCTTAAAGATTTTAAGGATCTTGGGGAAATTCCTGCTGAAGAGTCACTGTCAAAAACAATTCCAATTTTTGATAATCATCGTGTGGCAAGGCGTTTTTCTCATCATAATCAGCGTGTGATTAAATTTCCTAGCGATTTAATTCATATTACTCGCCCAAAACTTGTCCAAAAGGGGATCACTCGTATTTTGTTTAGTGGACAGGTGTATACATTAAATTAAAAAAAGGTAACGATGTACCGTGCTTTGCGCGGTGCATCATTTTACCAGTTGAGTAAAAAGGCAAAAGTAAAAAGGCGAATATCGTGTTAACGCTTTCCCCAGCGCGGCAAAAGTTTTGGCAAATTGCCCATATGCCAGACCATGACATGTCCATTGACCATCTGCTCGAAGGGGCTTTGGCGATCGCATGGGAAGAATATCCGCGCATGGATCTTGGGCATTATCGGGCGATTTTAGATCATATGGTTGAGGATTTACAACCAAGGCTAGCCAAGATTCATTACCCACTCAAGGTGGTAAAAGAGATTAATCACTACCTGTTTGTCGAGCAAGGTTTTTGCGGTAATGATCGCGATTATTACGACCCGCTTAATAGCTTTATCACTGATGTGCTAGAAAGACGATTAGGTATTCCCCTATCGCTATCACTGGTTTATATGGTGATTAGCGATCGCCTTGGTTTTCCGATGGATGGGATTAGTTTCCCAGCGCATTTTATTATTCGTCCTCGTCATCCTGATCTAGAGATTTTCATTGATCCCTACAATAAAGGCGAAATTTTATTTCCCGAAGATTGCGCAGCGAAGCTGACACAACTATATGGCTATGACATCCCCCTTCAGCCTGAATATCTCGAACCCGTTAGCATTCGGCGCATCTTAGATCGGTTGCTGAATAATCTCAAACTCATCTATCTGCGCCGCCGTGAGCCTACTAAAGCATTGGCCGCAATTGAGCGATCGCTAATGCTAAATCCTGGTGTGCCAACCCAATGGCGCGATCGCGGTTTAATTTGTTATCAACTTGATCGTCATACCGAAGCAAGGATCGATTTAGAGAACTATTTGCAACAGGTTCCTTATGCGGATGACAGTCGCATTATCCTGCAATTAATCGAAGAAATGAAATAATAAAAAAATCAGTCAGCCCAATATGCGGGCTGACTGATTTTTTTTAGCATCATCGCCAATTTACCTTTGTTTTGCCAACCTGTATAAGCACTATAAACACAGCGATCGCCCACACTGACAAACACATGCATAACTTGTAAGGCATTTGTCCAAACCCAGAGCTTTGTGTCATCTGAGCCCGTGTAGATTAATTTTGCCTTTGCAAAATTTTGATTATCGGTTTCGGTCAGGTCAAGCGATCGCAATTTCTCGATTAACTGTGAGGCGGGATCGGTTTGAATCGTTGCAATTACAGGATTTCCCCAAAACTGACGCACAGCGATGGCAACTCTCGGATGATTTTTGAGAGGAGCATGACGGATGCCATCTAGTCGCACAAAAGTGGCTCTGGCAACTTGTGAACATCCCACAGGCACAGTGCCATCGGTATTGTTGCCAAGATCACCAACGACGGTAATCGTTGGGATTTTTGAGGCGATCGCTTCGGCAATTGCGCGGCGATTTTTGCCCAAGTCACGAGCCATTAGGGGAAACCAACGAAATGGATCGAATAGTCTTCCCAAATCAGAACCACCGACAGGAGAGGCAACTAAAGCAAAGCTATGAATTTTAGGTAGCCATTCAGGATGACGATCTAAAACTTCTAACCAGATTAAAGCCCCCATTGAATGCGCGACAATTCGCCATGGTAACTCTGGATGTTTGGCGATCGCCTCGGTTACGATATTTTCGACCTTACTTATTAAGGGAGCGATCTCTAGCCATGTATTAAGCCAGCCCAAATCTGGTGTATAAATGATCGTGTTTGAGTAGGCTAGGGATTTGGCTAATTGAGCAATATCGTGAAAAGTATCCGCCCAGCCATGCTGTGCAAACAATATAAAGGCTTGTTCTTCTTGCGGTTGGGACTGGTTGGACATTTTTTGAGAATTATAGCGATCGCCACTCAAGTTATAGCAAGAAAAAAGACGGTGCAACGCACCGTCTTTTTTCTTGAATCAATTCTAATTACTAAAATCGGTTTTGCTGAAATTAGCGCCTAATCCTTACCCCACGATACATAACTACCTCACCATCATCAGATTTCTGGTTGGGTTTAGGGTTGTTTTTGATTTCAGATTTTAAATTTGCTTTAGACCCATTGATATCTGGTGTAGTTATTAACTCGCTTTCTCTGACTTTGCTAGACCCACTACTTGCACCAAAACTTCTAGCTATTTTTTCCAACGGATGCGAAATTAATGAACAGCCAATTAAGGCTGTAACTCTGGCAACTTCAGCCATTAAATTTTCGGGTGATAAGCGTGGGAGTACATCAGATGCCCCACGACGAATCGCCCAACTATGCTCAATATCTTTGATCTTTTCCTGTCTAGGATTAAATAAGACAACTTTTGTAGGAGCCTTCTGTTTGGTTAGCCATTGACAAACCGATGATGATTGCAAAGTTTCCGAACTGGGACTCTTGATTGCCATATCCATGATTAACAGATCTGGGAGTTCATGGCGATCGCATTTTTCTAGATACTGAACTAAATCTAAGGAAATATTTTCCCAAATCACATCCAATTGCTGAGTTGCCAAAGCTGTCTGCCACAATTCACCTTGTGCTTGATCTGTGTGCATCATTAAAACAGCTTTTTTTATTTCAGCCATTGCTTTATCTGGCTCCCCCATCGAGATGAGTCATTAATGTTAAGTTTTGATTATGAAAGTAGGCTAACCCATCTGTCTGTTTCATTTTGTACCCTAATTAACTAAACTTCAAAGAGTTGATAAGTACTTGTGCAGAATAAATTACCTAAACCCGTAAGGTTACTTCCTTTTGGAGCGAAACCTTACGGGTTTGGGTTTGTAATTAATTATGCTCATCTACTTATAAACTGTGGCAGATCTCATTGTGAAAACTGATTTTGTGGTAAGCATTGCTGCAAGAGCTGACAGATATTCTTTATGGGCATTAAGTCGCTGGGTAAAAATATAACCCAAAATGCAAATCGCCTGCCTAAAAGCTATTTGCATTTTGGGTTATAAAGCAACGTAATACCAAAACACAAAGTGGCACAGCCATTTTGTGTTTTTAAAGCCCTTACAGGGTTTGGTTTTTAATTCACAGAAGTGTTGTCACACTTTTGTGAATTGGTATAAGAGATAGCGAGGACAAATCAAAACCCTAAAGATGAGTGGCGGCGCTTTGCGCCGCCACTCATCTTTAGGGTTTTATGTCCTAAGCAAACCTTACGTTGCTATATTTTGATAGTTGACATACCTTGTTGCCAATTTGCAGGACAAACTTCATTTTCATGAATCTGGGTATGTTGAATTGCTTTAAGAGTGCGAAGAGTCTCGTCAATGCTTCTACCAAAGGCTAGATTATTAATGGTGGCATGTTGGACAATACCTTCTCTGTCAATAATAAATAAACCACGCAAAGCGATACCTAATAAGGGATCAAGAACATTAAAAGCTGTGGCGATCGCTTTAGTCAGATCAGAAACAAGTGGGCATTTAATATCGCCACCTAGTCCTCCATCAGCAAGTGATGTTTGAATCCAAGCTAGATGTGCGTATTGACTATCCACAGAAATACCAATGACTTCAGTGTTTAATTTGGCAAATTCGGCGTAGCGATCGCTGAACGCAATCACTTCAGTGGGACAGACAAAAGTAAAGTCGAGCGGATAAAAAAATAGGACAACATATTTATTTTTTTGGTAGCTAGAAAGCTTAATTTTTGTAAATTCCTGATCAACTACAGCATCAGCTTCAAAGTCTGGAGCTGGATTCCCAACTCTTAAGAATTCCGCCATAGCGAGCTCAACCCAATTTAAAGTTATTGAGGGCACAAAGCGCCCTCAATAACTTTAACAAAAGAATTCAAAAAAGAGTGAGTGGTACTTCCTACCCCCTCAAGCTTTTTGGGTTTATACCTTAATTTATTTGATCATTTATTTGATCAGTGGCGATTATTGGGCTTGATGCTATTCTAAGAATCAATCAGCTTTCTAAATTGCAGTTATGTCACCAGTAAAAGAAGCTCCTTCAGCATTAGCTAGCATTGCAAATATCAGTGGAGAATCATTAAATACTCATGGACCAACTGTAGAACGTCCTTGGGGATCATTCACTACTCTTGAAGAAGGGCGAGGCTACAAGATCAAGCGCATTGAAGTCAAATCAGGACATCGCCTCAGTCTGCAAATGCACCACCACCGCAGCGAACATTGGATTGTGGTTTCGGGAACTGCCAAGGTGACCTGCGGCGATAAAGAAACAATGATTAGTACCAACCAATCCACTTATGTACCTAAATGTACAGCGCATCGACTAGAAAATCCTGGGATAATCCCTTTGATCTTAATCGAGGTGCAGAACGGCGAGTATTTGGGCGAAGATGATATTATTCGCTTTCAAGACGACTATGCTCGTCACGAAAAGAAATAATACCAAAGCACAAAATGGCGTAGCACTTTTGAATTGTTATAATTACGGTGCTTTGCTCTCAAACCCAAACCACAAAGTTTTTAAAAACTGTTGCTTTGCAACGCTTTTTAAAAACTTTGTGCGGCTAATTTACTCGGAAATTACTGAAAAACAAGGGATGCGATGCGCCCTTTGTTTTTTTTGATAACAAGCAATGACGATCGCGTTTAAAATGGTTGAGGCAATCTAGAATCGTTTCAACGTGAATAAAATTCCTCCCTTTGATGCATCGCTGCAATATCAACAAATTGGCGATCGCCTCAATAAAGCTGCATTAGACGTACTAGCATCGGGGCAATACATTGGTGGACAAACCGTAAGTCAGTTTGAGGCTAAGTTTGCTAATTATATTGGCTCAGCTACTGACTCTAACTATGGTATTGCTTGCAACTCAGGTACTGATGCTCTGTATTTAGCAATGAGAGCTTTAGATATTGGGGAGGGCGATGAAGTCATTACTTCGCCATTTACATTTTTTGCTAGTGC is a window of Pseudanabaena sp. BC1403 DNA encoding:
- a CDS encoding SirB1 family protein — protein: MLTLSPARQKFWQIAHMPDHDMSIDHLLEGALAIAWEEYPRMDLGHYRAILDHMVEDLQPRLAKIHYPLKVVKEINHYLFVEQGFCGNDRDYYDPLNSFITDVLERRLGIPLSLSLVYMVISDRLGFPMDGISFPAHFIIRPRHPDLEIFIDPYNKGEILFPEDCAAKLTQLYGYDIPLQPEYLEPVSIRRILDRLLNNLKLIYLRRREPTKALAAIERSLMLNPGVPTQWRDRGLICYQLDRHTEARIDLENYLQQVPYADDSRIILQLIEEMK
- a CDS encoding alpha/beta fold hydrolase; the encoded protein is MSNQSQPQEEQAFILFAQHGWADTFHDIAQLAKSLAYSNTIIYTPDLGWLNTWLEIAPLISKVENIVTEAIAKHPELPWRIVAHSMGALIWLEVLDRHPEWLPKIHSFALVASPVGGSDLGRLFDPFRWFPLMARDLGKNRRAIAEAIASKIPTITVVGDLGNNTDGTVPVGCSQVARATFVRLDGIRHAPLKNHPRVAIAVRQFWGNPVIATIQTDPASQLIEKLRSLDLTETDNQNFAKAKLIYTGSDDTKLWVWTNALQVMHVFVSVGDRCVYSAYTGWQNKGKLAMMLKKISQPAYWAD
- a CDS encoding response regulator; the protein is MAEIKKAVLMMHTDQAQGELWQTALATQQLDVIWENISLDLVQYLEKCDRHELPDLLIMDMAIKSPSSETLQSSSVCQWLTKQKAPTKVVLFNPRQEKIKDIEHSWAIRRGASDVLPRLSPENLMAEVARVTALIGCSLISHPLEKIARSFGASSGSSKVRESELITTPDINGSKANLKSEIKNNPKPNQKSDDGEVVMYRGVRIRR
- a CDS encoding peroxiredoxin; the encoded protein is MAEFLRVGNPAPDFEADAVVDQEFTKIKLSSYQKNKYVVLFFYPLDFTFVCPTEVIAFSDRYAEFAKLNTEVIGISVDSQYAHLAWIQTSLADGGLGGDIKCPLVSDLTKAIATAFNVLDPLLGIALRGLFIIDREGIVQHATINNLAFGRSIDETLRTLKAIQHTQIHENEVCPANWQQGMSTIKI
- a CDS encoding phosphomannose isomerase type II C-terminal cupin domain, which codes for MSPVKEAPSALASIANISGESLNTHGPTVERPWGSFTTLEEGRGYKIKRIEVKSGHRLSLQMHHHRSEHWIVVSGTAKVTCGDKETMISTNQSTYVPKCTAHRLENPGIIPLILIEVQNGEYLGEDDIIRFQDDYARHEKK